The Pedococcus dokdonensis region CTCGCCGTGCACCACCGCCGTGACCCCGACAGCTACGAGTACCAGATGCTCTACGGCATCCGCCCCGAGGAGCAGAAGCGGATCGCCGACCGCGGCAACCAGATGCGGGTCTACATCCCCTACGGCGAGGAGTGGTACGGCTACCTCATGCGGCGCATGGCCGAGCGCCCCGCCAACACGATGTTCTTCCTGCGCGGACTCGCCACCAAGAACTGACCCGGCTGCGCCGACTCGATGCGAACGCGCCCGGAATCACCGGCGCGTGCACATCGGATCGGGCAGCACTGCCAGACTGCCGCCATGGGAACTGTGGCGATCCTCGGTGCCGGTGTGATGGGCGAGACCCTGCTCTCGGGGTTGATCAGGTCCGGGCGCAGTGCGGACGAGCTGATCGTGACCGCCCGGCGACCGGAGCGCGCCGAGCAGCTGACCGACCGGTATGCCGTGCGCGCGATGTCGAACGTCGAGGCGGCGCAAGCCGCCGACACCCTCGTCCTCGTGGTCAAGCCGCAGGACATGGGAGGGCTCGTCGAGGAGATCCGCGGTCACGTCACGGCCGGCAACCTCGTCGTCAGCCTCGCCGCGGGCATCCCCACGCAGTACCTCGAGAGCCGGCTCCCGGACGGGGTGGCGGTCGTGCGGGTGATGCCCAACACCCCGGCGCTGGTCGACCAGGGGATGGCCGCCGTCAGCCCGGGTCGAAGCGCGGACGCAGCCCACCTTGAGGAGGCGGCCGAGCTGCTGCGCTCGTGCGGGCGGGTGGTGCAGGTCGCGGAGAAGCACCAGGACGCGGTCACGGCGATCAGCGGCAGCGGCCCCGCCTACATCTTCTACGTCGTCGAGGCGATGATCGAGGCCGGCGTCGTGCTCGGTCTGCCCCGGCCGACCGCGACGGAGCTGGTCGTGCAGACGCTGTTCGGGGCCGCCACGATGATGCGGGAGACGGGCCAGCACCCGACCGTGCTGCGCGAGCAGGTCACGTCTCCCGGTGGCACCACGGCCGCCGCGTTGCGGCAGCTCGACGACCACAAGGTGCGGGCCGCCTTCATCACCGCCATGGAGGCCGCGGCGACCCGGTCGCACGAGCTGGCCTCCGGGAATGACTGAGCCGGCGGGCGACCCCGCGCTGGGACCGGCGCCGGGGCCGCCCGGTCTCGACGTCGTGCGGGTCGACCCCTCGATCTGGCAGGTCAACCGGGCGGTGCGGCTCGCCATGCTGCTCGACACCCCGCGGGCCTACGGCAGCACCTTCCAGCGCGAGGTCGCGTTCCCCGACGAGGTGTGGGTCCAGCGGATG contains the following coding sequences:
- the proC gene encoding pyrroline-5-carboxylate reductase, producing the protein MGTVAILGAGVMGETLLSGLIRSGRSADELIVTARRPERAEQLTDRYAVRAMSNVEAAQAADTLVLVVKPQDMGGLVEEIRGHVTAGNLVVSLAAGIPTQYLESRLPDGVAVVRVMPNTPALVDQGMAAVSPGRSADAAHLEEAAELLRSCGRVVQVAEKHQDAVTAISGSGPAYIFYVVEAMIEAGVVLGLPRPTATELVVQTLFGAATMMRETGQHPTVLREQVTSPGGTTAAALRQLDDHKVRAAFITAMEAAATRSHELASGND